DNA sequence from the Glycine soja cultivar W05 chromosome 18, ASM419377v2, whole genome shotgun sequence genome:
GTAAtactgttttatttaaatttaagtaaatttaagtcttttattTCCATCATTCTTTTCTAATTTGCACTCATCTTCTTCATTCTTTAACGACATGTGTgtctttatttgtttgttatatttctttaattcttATTCGATCCAAAAACCTTAAATCTGATCTCCgaagtaaatttaaaaatttaatcagtcattaaagaaacaaaaagcaTGGGAAGAGTATTAATTGTTCCTTTCATTGATGCCCAAGACAGCAGAGCTTGCCAAAACAGTTGTAAGAGGAgaaattacttaaaatttaaagtaattgCAATTATCTTTTCAATCTTCATTTCCAAATCATAAAGCTGGTTATTtgcaaaaaaattcttaattccTATGGCAAATAATGCTATGCAAATCATTTTATGTCCCTAATAGAAGATACCACttataaataaagtaatttattttctgCATACATGACAGCTCAATACATTTGCAGAGAGCCGCAGCAAGGCGCACATAATAAGTGAATGAACCCACAACCTGCAAAGTTCACACAAGTCAAGGGCACATGAAAATGTTTCATGTTGGCATCTTAAGCCAACGCCATTTCAAGCTGGCTAGTAAGCAGGGTTATTCCTTTGAAGAAAAGAGGCTGCAGGCCTCACATAAGAGAAATCCTTAAAGGGGTTTCCACCATTTGGGCTGGCAGCTGGTGAGTCCACAACAGGCATATCAGTCCAGCGCTTCTCAAAGTTGGCAACACAGTGCACACCAGCTACTTCTGGCCTAAAGCTTGGTTGGATTTCTCTTGCTTCCAACTTTCTCCAATTGATTGGTTTAAACCACTTGTGGCTTTTAATTTCCTCAACACCCCGAGGTCCACAACCTAAGCGCCTAGCTTGTTCCTTCTGTAGCAGCTGTAACAGGGATAATCGTCTTAGATTAACTTCTGTTAACTACTAAAGTAGCAATAGTAGAAAAGCTCAAAATAGAATGCAAATCAAGGAATTGACATCtcttgtaaagaaaaaaaattatgaatttttcgACAGCATTTCAAGAAAAGATAAATTCATCTTtggatatgataaaaaaaaaaaaatcaatccttTTAAAGTCAATGAAGAAAAAGCTCATAACATGTGCATTAGTGATCATGCTCCAAAGAAACACTAATTATTCTAAGACCCTTCAAGGTAGGGCAATTAAACATCTCATAGGCATGCCTCTATTGACAATAGTATTTTAAAACGGAAAAGTTATCTAGAGCTTATTATGTGCCAAATAATCATGAGATTTAGATGAACTGTTCCAGAACAATCAATGGAAATATCTTCTTTGTGGACTACTGATTACCCCTTTCAACAGTGAATGTGCTTCACTTGACAAAAATGCTGGCAGCTTAATCTTGTCTTTAACTATCTTCTGCTGAATTTTGTCACGGTTTCCACCACAGAAAGGCGGCTGCAAAGGAGGTGAAACAACATAAACAACTATTTTAGCAACTCCAAAAGGACCTAGCAGTTATTCAGTTCCCAAGCCATTACAACTTACAAGCATAACAAACTCTTAAATTACAACTTCTAAGCTTGAAAGCAATTAGTTAAATTcaataaattgaatatttatacaGTTAAACTTTAAAGATATGAGCATtgtattaatgaataaaaaaatgcattagCATTTACAATCAACCAAGAAGGTACACTATTATCCTATAGccaattaaacatttaaaaaacctTGCGATCATAACTCTATCAGAAAAACCAGTCTTACAAATTAACAAGGAACAAAGAAGCAAACCTTTCCAGTAAGCATCTCAAACAGTAGAACACCTACACTCCACCAATCAGCAGCCTTATCATGGCCTTTGCCAAGAATAATTTCAGGTGCCATGTACTCTAATGTACCACACATCGAATTTGATCTTGTACTCTCTTCAAATTGTTTAGCTAAGCCAAAATCAGTCAACATAACCTAGTAGATCAACAAAGAAATAACTGTTCAGTTACTACAGGTTTCTCAGTCACAATGAAAAACATGAGGGAGGGAGGACAGAGTACATGGCCATCAGCATCCAGTAGGATATTTTCAGGCTTTAGATCCCTATGCATTATTCCATTTGCATGGAGATGGGAAACTGCAGAAACAATCTCAGCTGTATATATGCGTGCTAGATCCTCTCTGAACATTCAACAAAAGAGAACCAGAGATTAATCCTgcagattaaaaacaaaaacagaagaaacaaaaaacctTAAAGTTAAACTCACCTGAAAAGGCCTTGGTGATAAAGCTGGAAAAAGAGATGGCCCCCATTTACAAAATCCAGCACAAGATACAGTCTGTATTTTGTCTGAAAGAGCATAAAGAAGAAacacatcacttttaatttctatGAATGCGgactattttgttttatatgccAATTAACAAGAGAAAGCACTTTACTTACAAAGAAAACAATTCTGGATAtagaagtaattaaaaaatatatccatTACTTAAACTAACACTGTTCATTTGGATTTTGGGTAACATACAATTATAGATACTATAGCCGgaagaaatgaaatgaaaatggcATTGCATATGGAAAGCTACATCACAAAAGACAGATCACCGTACAAAGACAAGCAGTTAAAAACCGTTATTACACATTCGAAATTAAGTACCTGAAAAGAGTATCTGAGTTGAACAACAAATGGGTGTTCTATCTTTGTCCAAATATCCCTCTCAGCTTTCATGTATTCAGCATGGTTCTTCTCCATAATCTTGTCCTTCCGCATAACCTTCATAGCATATATTTCAGAAGTACCCTTTTTCCTCACCTGATAAACTTTTGCAAATGCACCCTGCCCAACAACCTTCAAAATCTCGAAATCGTCAATGCTAACTCTGTGGATCTTCATGAGATTCCCATCTTCATCTTTCAAAGATTCCTCAACAAAGGAAGATTCTTTGATGTCTTTAGTGGCCTCTCCATTGACATGCTCCACTAGTTCCAATGAATCCTCAGTCTCATGTATGGTGAGTTTGCCAAGCTTAAGTGATTGACTAACACAAGTTGAAGGGCCAACCAGAGAATGTGAGCGAGTGTAAATCACTGGTGGGTCATCATACACCAGCTCGTTCACTTCTTCTATAGGCTCACTGGTAGTGGAATCAATGTTATTCAAATCTAACGTAACAGGACCAAAGACATCAGAGAAATCCAGCTCAATATGCTCTGTGTTCACAGTATCAACAAGCTTTGCAGGAAAGAGTAACTGAGTCTGAGACGGTTTGTAGCCAGCCACAGTAAAAGCAGAAAACTGAGAGGACACCATTTCTCACACCACTCAACAATAAGGGATCTAAATATGCTGCTGCTGACGACCAAACTAATAAAGACTATAGGTTAACCACCCCGAAGTTTCCCAAAACCTCCACCCCCGATGGATTCCTGTCAATGGCCTGAATCAAGAGAAAGTTGATGTAGGCAAATGGAGTTCCCAAAAATTTTGGCAGCAAGCAGAGCAAAACCCAGCAGAAGAGGTCGTTGTTCTTGTTTCCCGCAACACAGGAAACGAAGTATGCTCCAGTGGTTGTTGAACTCATGAAGATCCAATTGACAAGCTGCTTGTCAGCTCACCCGGAAAcagaacaaaattgaaaaaaccaAGTCACAACCACAAAAAGCTTTGTTACCATAAGCTAACCTAATCACAATATATAGCAGAAACAGCACTTCCATAAATTACACATCACAATTCGCAACACCtaaataagaaattcaaattccaaattcatttcaatttccaatttacaatatttataacatcagaaatgaaaaataaagtaaatatcgATTCTTGCATCATCCAAGAAAGCTATTTAGAATTAAATAACTGAAATCGATATAAACGGGAGCAGATAGCGAGATCTAACTGAAAATTCCGAAACACTGAATCACGGAGCGGTCACAAAGCGCGAAATTAGGTTAGGGTTATAAACTTATCATCAAACAAAAGAGTAACAGAACAAACAATTAACAAACAGAATTGAAATTGAAGGAGATCTAAGCgatgaaatcaaaattaaaaacaaaaagaaaatgttatgagagagagagggttAGTACCAGGGAAGGGAATTGGGAAGGGGCAGTGAAAGGAATGCGTTGTTTTGAGGAATATTTGACTCCGCCGTGAGGGACTCGTGTCGCCACTTATAGCATCGTTGAACAATTTATGGTTGT
Encoded proteins:
- the LOC114396336 gene encoding serine/threonine-protein kinase AtPK2/AtPK19-like gives rise to the protein MVSSQFSAFTVAGYKPSQTQLLFPAKLVDTVNTEHIELDFSDVFGPVTLDLNNIDSTTSEPIEEVNELVYDDPPVIYTRSHSLVGPSTCVSQSLKLGKLTIHETEDSLELVEHVNGEATKDIKESSFVEESLKDEDGNLMKIHRVSIDDFEILKVVGQGAFAKVYQVRKKGTSEIYAMKVMRKDKIMEKNHAEYMKAERDIWTKIEHPFVVQLRYSFQTKYRLYLVLDFVNGGHLFFQLYHQGLFREDLARIYTAEIVSAVSHLHANGIMHRDLKPENILLDADGHVMLTDFGLAKQFEESTRSNSMCGTLEYMAPEIILGKGHDKAADWWSVGVLLFEMLTGKPPFCGGNRDKIQQKIVKDKIKLPAFLSSEAHSLLKGLLQKEQARRLGCGPRGVEEIKSHKWFKPINWRKLEAREIQPSFRPEVAGVHCVANFEKRWTDMPVVDSPAASPNGGNPFKDFSYVRPAASFLQRNNPAY